In Desulfobotulus mexicanus, a genomic segment contains:
- a CDS encoding NADH-quinone oxidoreductase subunit J family protein, with the protein MSTYYFIAEALFFAFVILTFMGAILAVRARLLMHAVLGLAVCLLGVAGLYFYLGSIFLTMMQILIYVGAICILMVFGVMVGYTPQEIAESNFKGKNRFLAVAASFTGFFLLLIPLLRATFTPALEITGDFSLPWLGETLLYRYCMAFELISVVLLAAIIGAIILATGGRES; encoded by the coding sequence ATGAGTACCTATTATTTTATTGCAGAAGCCCTGTTTTTTGCCTTTGTCATACTCACCTTCATGGGAGCTATTCTTGCTGTCCGGGCCCGTCTTCTCATGCATGCGGTTTTAGGACTTGCGGTCTGTCTTCTGGGAGTTGCTGGACTTTATTTCTATCTGGGCAGTATTTTTCTGACCATGATGCAGATTCTGATTTATGTGGGAGCCATCTGTATCCTCATGGTTTTTGGGGTGATGGTAGGGTACACGCCCCAGGAAATAGCAGAAAGCAACTTTAAAGGGAAAAACAGGTTTCTTGCCGTAGCGGCATCATTTACAGGTTTTTTTCTTCTGTTGATTCCTCTTCTCAGGGCCACATTCACTCCAGCTCTTGAAATAACAGGAGATTTTTCTCTGCCATGGCTGGGAGAAACCCTTTTGTACCGATACTGTATGGCCTTTGAACTTATTTCCGTGGTGCTTCTGGCTGCAATTATCGGAGCCATTATTCTGGCTACCGGTGGAAGGGAGTCCTGA
- a CDS encoding NuoI/complex I 23 kDa subunit family protein, with amino-acid sequence MSGYFSDLYHGTKSLLVGLGVTFREMVKPTVTVHYPRETLTITPNYRGHIELVCDEKTGGSLCITCGMCARACPSACISIQSEKPEGSKKKILTGFVLDFTRCSLCGICVESCPTDAIAYSQEYNLAGFSREEFHMDLLDRLGKGGSLT; translated from the coding sequence ATGAGCGGCTATTTTTCCGACCTCTACCACGGTACAAAAAGTTTGCTGGTGGGCCTTGGCGTGACCTTCAGGGAGATGGTCAAGCCGACGGTAACGGTTCACTATCCCCGCGAGACCCTGACCATCACTCCCAATTACCGGGGGCATATTGAGCTTGTTTGTGATGAAAAAACCGGAGGCTCCCTCTGTATTACCTGCGGCATGTGTGCCAGAGCCTGTCCTTCGGCCTGTATCAGTATCCAGAGTGAAAAGCCCGAAGGGTCCAAGAAGAAAATTCTCACAGGCTTTGTACTGGATTTTACCCGGTGCAGTCTCTGCGGGATCTGTGTGGAAAGCTGTCCTACGGATGCCATTGCCTATTCTCAGGAATACAATCTTGCAGGATTCTCCCGAGAGGAGTTCCACATGGATCTCCTTGATCGTCTTGGGAAGGGAGGCTCTTTGACATGA
- the nuoH gene encoding NADH-quinone oxidoreductase subunit NuoH, which yields MDTAFFPPELLRMLIAALFVVTVVFVNALFMVYAERKIAGHIQRRPGPYEVGWHGILQTLVDGIKLMTKELVIPRDANRMLFRVAPLLAFTPVVMPFLVLPFSENLIIIDLDIGLIFILTMASLNVMAILVAGWSSNNKYGLFGAMRSVAQNIAYEIPILLSLLSVVLITNSFSMRTIVDAQISGLWFCLIQPLAFIIYLVAALAETNRAPFDMPEAESELTAGFHTEYSGMGFGLFFLGEYTNMFIVSSVAVAVFLGGWSGLPLPMDAWTGAIWFLLKVYILMFIMIWIRWTYPRVRFDQLMNLSWKYLIPFALLNLIVTAVIVKL from the coding sequence ATGGATACTGCTTTTTTTCCACCTGAACTGTTGCGCATGCTGATTGCCGCCCTTTTTGTGGTGACCGTGGTTTTTGTGAATGCCCTTTTCATGGTGTATGCGGAGAGAAAAATTGCCGGTCATATCCAGCGCAGACCCGGTCCCTATGAGGTCGGCTGGCATGGAATTCTTCAGACACTGGTGGATGGCATCAAGCTCATGACCAAGGAGCTTGTGATACCAAGGGACGCTAACCGCATGCTCTTTCGTGTGGCCCCTCTTCTGGCTTTCACGCCTGTGGTAATGCCCTTTCTGGTGCTGCCCTTTTCCGAGAATCTGATCATTATTGATCTGGATATAGGCCTGATCTTTATTCTGACCATGGCCAGTCTCAATGTCATGGCCATTCTTGTGGCAGGATGGAGTTCCAATAATAAATACGGGCTTTTCGGTGCCATGCGTTCCGTAGCCCAGAATATCGCCTATGAAATTCCCATCCTCCTCTCCCTTTTGTCTGTGGTGCTGATCACAAATTCCTTCAGCATGCGGACCATTGTGGATGCTCAGATTTCAGGACTCTGGTTCTGCCTGATCCAGCCCCTTGCCTTTATTATTTATCTGGTAGCGGCGCTGGCGGAAACCAACAGGGCACCCTTTGACATGCCCGAGGCGGAAAGTGAGCTGACTGCAGGTTTCCATACGGAATATTCAGGTATGGGTTTCGGGCTGTTTTTCCTTGGTGAATACACCAACATGTTTATCGTGAGCAGTGTCGCCGTTGCTGTTTTCCTTGGCGGATGGAGCGGCCTGCCCCTGCCCATGGACGCTTGGACCGGAGCCATCTGGTTCCTGTTAAAGGTATACATCCTGATGTTCATTATGATCTGGATACGCTGGACCTATCCCAGGGTCCGCTTTGATCAGCTGATGAACCTCTCCTGGAAGTACCTGATTCCCTTTGCGCTCCTTAACCTTATTGTAACGGCGGTGATTGTAAAGCTATGA
- a CDS encoding NADH-quinone oxidoreductase subunit D — MKTEAFKDESRHRFLLNMGPQHPATHGVLRLVLEMDGEYVVHLDPVLGYGHRMHEKMAEARPWPSFMPNTARMDYLAALPYNHGYVCLIEKLAGVEVPRRAECIRVATSELNRIASHLLWLGAFLLDLGAFTPILYGFDDREEILDILEDITGSRLTYSYFRVGGVYRDVDEKFVEKSRAFVKRMTKRLDIYHKLVTDNIIFRKRTEGIGVISPEMARRYGVTGANLRGSGIAYDIRRTEPYSIYPELDFEIPVGSSGDCFDRYAVRLKEIEQSLRIIEQALDMLPEGEFRGKVPKKIKLPPKAASFAVEAARGELVYYMVGQDSDVPYRLKVRVPSYANLSLIAELCQGMLIADLVSVMGSLDLVIPEIDR, encoded by the coding sequence ATGAAAACCGAAGCCTTCAAAGATGAGAGCAGACATCGTTTTTTACTGAACATGGGTCCCCAGCATCCGGCAACCCATGGTGTTCTCCGGCTGGTGCTGGAGATGGACGGTGAATATGTGGTCCATCTGGATCCTGTACTTGGTTACGGGCACAGAATGCATGAAAAAATGGCTGAAGCCAGACCCTGGCCCTCTTTTATGCCTAACACGGCACGCATGGATTATCTGGCTGCACTGCCCTATAATCATGGTTATGTATGCCTGATTGAAAAACTTGCCGGTGTTGAAGTCCCACGAAGGGCCGAATGTATCCGGGTGGCAACTTCTGAGCTGAACCGAATTGCCAGTCATCTCCTTTGGCTGGGGGCATTCCTGCTGGATCTCGGAGCCTTTACGCCCATACTGTATGGCTTTGATGACAGGGAGGAAATCCTTGATATTCTTGAAGATATTACGGGAAGTCGTCTGACCTATTCCTATTTCAGGGTTGGAGGGGTTTACCGTGATGTGGATGAAAAATTTGTGGAAAAAAGCCGTGCCTTTGTAAAGAGGATGACAAAACGGCTGGATATTTATCATAAGCTTGTGACCGATAATATCATTTTCAGAAAAAGAACCGAGGGGATTGGCGTGATTTCTCCGGAAATGGCCCGGAGATACGGTGTTACAGGAGCCAATCTGAGGGGGTCAGGCATTGCCTATGATATCCGGAGAACGGAGCCTTATTCCATTTATCCTGAGCTGGATTTTGAAATCCCAGTAGGAAGCAGCGGAGATTGTTTTGACAGGTACGCAGTCCGTTTGAAGGAAATTGAGCAGAGCCTGCGCATCATCGAACAGGCCCTGGATATGCTTCCCGAAGGGGAATTCCGGGGCAAAGTACCGAAAAAAATAAAGTTGCCGCCAAAGGCGGCAAGTTTTGCAGTGGAAGCGGCAAGGGGAGAGCTGGTTTATTATATGGTGGGTCAGGATTCCGATGTTCCCTATCGCCTGAAGGTCCGTGTTCCCTCCTATGCCAATCTCAGCCTCATTGCGGAGCTCTGCCAGGGTATGCTGATTGCGGATCTGGTGTCCGTGATGGGGAGCCTTGACCTTGTAATCCCGGAAATCGACAGGTAG
- a CDS encoding NADH-quinone oxidoreductase subunit C, whose protein sequence is MTFKELADQLSALSLSIAASDYAENGAHGDLLLEKKELRLVVQHMIEQEFYLVFATAVSLKPAACLVYQFARHDVLLRVNIRVFAHGDEAPTISDIFHAAMWYEREIHDFFGICFTGNEDMRPLILSDMDAGFHPLVKAENACMAAEKLGFLPLTDEPEAGDEQAPGES, encoded by the coding sequence ATGACATTTAAGGAACTTGCGGATCAGCTTTCGGCCTTATCCCTTTCCATTGCAGCTTCTGATTATGCTGAAAACGGTGCCCATGGCGATCTTCTTCTGGAAAAGAAAGAGCTTCGTCTGGTGGTGCAGCATATGATTGAACAGGAGTTTTATCTGGTTTTTGCAACGGCTGTTTCTTTAAAACCTGCAGCCTGCCTTGTTTATCAGTTTGCCCGTCACGATGTTCTTTTAAGGGTAAATATCCGGGTTTTTGCCCATGGGGATGAAGCCCCCACCATTTCTGATATCTTCCATGCAGCCATGTGGTATGAGCGTGAAATCCATGATTTCTTCGGAATCTGTTTTACAGGAAATGAGGATATGCGCCCTCTGATTCTTTCGGACATGGATGCGGGTTTCCATCCGCTGGTTAAGGCGGAGAATGCCTGTATGGCCGCAGAAAAGCTGGGCTTTCTGCCCCTTACGGATGAACCGGAAGCCGGGGATGAACAAGCCCCGGGGGAGTCTTGA
- a CDS encoding NADH-quinone oxidoreductase subunit B, with protein MAEKEQFISIDAHVAKLAGRVQGDAGAVMTGPGPLMRLELTDQIMRMCQANSLWPMTFGLACCAIEMMAVGMARFDVSRYGAEVFRPSPRQSDLMIVAGTVNKKMAEAVVTLYEQMAYPKWVIAMGNCAISGGPFAVEENYAVVEGVDKLIPVDVYVPGCPPRPEGLIEGILKLQEKIAGTRHPFPQNRHPKRGGLV; from the coding sequence TTGGCAGAGAAGGAACAATTCATAAGTATTGATGCCCACGTGGCGAAACTGGCAGGCCGTGTGCAGGGTGATGCAGGAGCAGTCATGACAGGTCCGGGGCCCCTTATGCGTCTGGAGCTTACGGACCAGATCATGCGTATGTGCCAGGCCAACTCCCTCTGGCCCATGACCTTTGGCCTTGCCTGCTGTGCCATTGAGATGATGGCTGTGGGTATGGCCCGTTTTGATGTCTCCCGCTACGGAGCTGAAGTATTCCGGCCCTCGCCCAGACAGAGTGATCTTATGATTGTCGCCGGCACGGTTAATAAAAAAATGGCGGAAGCAGTTGTTACCCTTTATGAGCAGATGGCTTATCCCAAATGGGTGATTGCCATGGGCAACTGTGCCATATCCGGTGGTCCCTTTGCCGTTGAGGAAAACTATGCGGTGGTGGAAGGTGTGGATAAACTTATCCCTGTGGATGTCTACGTTCCAGGATGCCCGCCCCGTCCAGAAGGTCTGATAGAAGGAATTCTCAAGCTTCAGGAAAAGATAGCCGGAACCCGTCATCCTTTCCCCCAGAACCGTCATCCGAAAAGAGGGGGGCTGGTATGA
- a CDS encoding NADH-quinone oxidoreductase subunit A: MLIEEQSLIEYMYIMLFLGVGFAVAFAPFIAAWMLAPKRKNTGSHETNYECGIEPYGKAWDFRFGVHYYLYALIFLAFDVDILFLFPVATAFHEAEPLRAIVEFIIFVGILSLAIVYAWVKGVFNWQRRNNS, encoded by the coding sequence ATGCTGATAGAAGAGCAGTCTCTCATTGAGTATATGTACATCATGCTTTTTCTGGGTGTGGGTTTTGCTGTAGCCTTTGCACCCTTTATTGCTGCATGGATGCTGGCACCTAAGCGAAAAAATACCGGAAGCCATGAAACAAACTATGAGTGCGGTATAGAACCCTATGGCAAGGCCTGGGACTTCCGTTTTGGTGTACATTATTATCTCTATGCCCTTATTTTTCTTGCCTTTGATGTGGATATTCTTTTCCTCTTTCCCGTAGCCACAGCTTTCCATGAAGCTGAGCCTCTGCGGGCTATAGTGGAATTTATTATTTTCGTTGGAATTCTGTCCCTTGCCATCGTTTATGCCTGGGTCAAAGGAGTCTTCAATTGGCAGAGAAGGAACAATTCATAA
- a CDS encoding DUF169 domain-containing protein produces the protein MTYSEALELLIYSYRLDFDPAGFFFVPEEIDQTTLPVTHKTKNKLTFCQYTSAVRQARYSLYLPKEQLLCKNAQLVFGFREIDERIDEKVHAKYLMDPELCLQAARDKPCLPSGKFKGIYAAPLDTFDDFDHTPDLVYFMVLPFQGYHILNDYMAAMNKTHLNFRHTPNSAVCSGSVWSHINQTANMNTMCAGSKSSGKTEMGYMNLTIPGTHFLATIEHLKKRREKNGGVSLVGKGDSGWPGLDACQGCPLFRFDPV, from the coding sequence ATGACCTACAGTGAAGCCCTTGAACTTCTGATTTATTCATACAGGCTGGATTTTGATCCTGCAGGATTTTTTTTTGTTCCCGAAGAAATAGACCAGACAACACTACCTGTCACCCATAAAACAAAAAACAAACTTACATTCTGTCAGTACACAAGTGCCGTAAGACAGGCTCGCTACTCCCTTTACCTGCCCAAAGAGCAGCTCTTATGCAAAAATGCCCAACTGGTTTTCGGTTTCCGGGAAATAGATGAAAGGATCGATGAAAAGGTCCACGCCAAATATCTCATGGACCCGGAGCTGTGTCTGCAGGCTGCCAGAGACAAACCTTGCCTGCCTTCAGGAAAATTCAAAGGTATCTATGCCGCACCCTTAGATACCTTTGATGACTTTGACCACACTCCGGATCTTGTCTATTTCATGGTTCTCCCCTTCCAGGGCTACCACATTCTTAATGATTACATGGCAGCCATGAATAAAACCCATCTCAATTTCCGCCACACTCCCAATTCCGCTGTATGCAGCGGATCCGTGTGGAGCCATATTAACCAGACAGCCAACATGAACACCATGTGCGCAGGCTCCAAATCTTCAGGAAAAACGGAAATGGGCTACATGAATCTTACCATACCCGGAACCCACTTCCTTGCCACCATTGAACATCTTAAAAAAAGAAGGGAAAAAAATGGCGGCGTATCACTTGTGGGCAAAGGTGATTCAGGCTGGCCCGGTCTGGATGCGTGTCAGGGATGTCCCCTGTTCCGTTTTGATCCGGTTTGA
- a CDS encoding sigma-54-dependent transcriptional regulator yields MIPASILIISSDSETQSLLQQAIAKKCTCPTSAAAGKSAALNCFDPQTHELIFIDSRTVDPKLLTTLADIQSPLKNHTVVLLSHGRKISLGMEDEIPGIYEILHWPASGQHLASCIDRALERCMLIREKKQLQLDCRCHKIFAKIAGQSKNMQKILDSISTLAHGNETVFITGESGTGKELAARTLHRLSSRSGSPFIRVHCPSLPEESLIDEIFFRASDTALQTTDSHTFLNRARGGTLFLDEIGDISSRIQDKLLEYLKETPEPSYRSANIRLLIATNRDLGKKTESHAFSKELFEILSTRHIHLPPLRRRPEDIPPLAHFLLEKQAYKLKRYGRYISPELMKRLMAHPWEGNIRELENTIIHGLLFSSSQEIGPDDVLLSGPKPLGPCSAALHQDNYRDAKEEALKGFNHIYIGRLLKRSNGNISLAARACGLERQALQQIMKRYDISPVPYRPKTGCDGGYPE; encoded by the coding sequence GTGATTCCAGCCAGCATTCTTATCATCAGCAGTGATTCTGAAACCCAGTCTCTCCTGCAGCAGGCCATAGCCAAGAAATGTACCTGTCCCACAAGCGCTGCAGCAGGAAAAAGTGCTGCCCTAAACTGCTTTGATCCCCAGACCCATGAACTTATTTTCATCGACAGCCGGACTGTTGACCCGAAACTGCTGACCACCCTGGCCGACATCCAGTCTCCCTTAAAAAATCATACTGTAGTCCTTCTTAGCCATGGCAGAAAGATCTCCCTTGGGATGGAAGATGAAATACCTGGAATCTACGAGATTCTGCACTGGCCTGCCTCTGGCCAGCACCTTGCCTCCTGCATAGACAGAGCCCTGGAGCGATGCATGCTGATCCGGGAGAAAAAACAGCTTCAGCTGGATTGCCGGTGCCATAAAATTTTTGCAAAAATTGCAGGCCAGTCTAAAAACATGCAAAAAATCCTCGACAGCATCAGCACCCTGGCCCATGGAAATGAGACAGTATTCATTACGGGAGAATCTGGGACAGGAAAAGAGCTGGCCGCCCGCACACTTCACCGCCTGAGTTCCCGCAGTGGAAGTCCATTTATTCGGGTTCACTGCCCCAGCCTGCCCGAAGAAAGCCTCATTGATGAAATTTTTTTCAGGGCTTCCGACACAGCTTTGCAAACCACAGACAGCCATACTTTCCTGAACAGAGCCAGGGGAGGCACCCTTTTTCTTGATGAAATCGGAGACATCAGCAGTAGAATACAGGATAAACTTCTTGAATACCTTAAAGAAACCCCAGAACCTTCTTACAGATCTGCTAATATCCGCCTGCTCATTGCCACCAACCGGGACCTTGGAAAAAAGACCGAAAGTCATGCTTTCAGCAAAGAACTCTTTGAAATACTGAGTACCCGACACATCCATCTCCCCCCACTGCGGAGAAGGCCGGAAGACATTCCCCCCCTTGCCCACTTTCTCCTTGAAAAACAGGCGTACAAGCTGAAAAGATACGGAAGATATATTTCCCCGGAACTGATGAAACGCCTCATGGCCCACCCCTGGGAAGGGAATATCCGTGAGCTGGAAAATACAATTATCCATGGCCTCCTGTTTTCCAGCTCCCAGGAAATAGGCCCTGATGATGTACTGCTTTCAGGCCCCAAACCCTTAGGGCCCTGTTCTGCAGCCCTGCACCAGGATAATTATCGTGATGCCAAGGAAGAAGCCCTCAAAGGCTTCAATCATATCTATATCGGCCGCCTTCTAAAGCGCAGCAATGGCAATATCAGCCTTGCAGCAAGGGCCTGCGGACTTGAACGCCAGGCCCTCCAGCAGATTATGAAGCGCTATGACATCTCCCCTGTACCCTATCGTCCAAAAACCGGCTGTGACGGCGGATATCCTGAATAA
- a CDS encoding IscA/HesB family protein, giving the protein MFTVTPEAQKEVASFFEGKELQPIRIFIHGGGCGGPMVAMALDEKKDNDTSFEIAGITYVVENDLFEAGKPFEVAFNGMGFAVNSSLKLEAAGGGCSGCSSSGSSGSCGC; this is encoded by the coding sequence ATGTTTACGGTAACACCGGAAGCCCAGAAGGAAGTGGCATCTTTTTTTGAGGGCAAGGAACTTCAGCCCATTCGTATTTTTATTCATGGTGGTGGTTGCGGTGGTCCCATGGTGGCCATGGCTCTGGATGAGAAAAAGGATAATGATACAAGTTTTGAGATAGCAGGTATCACCTATGTGGTGGAAAATGATCTTTTTGAAGCGGGAAAACCCTTTGAAGTGGCCTTCAATGGCATGGGCTTTGCCGTGAATTCCAGTCTGAAGCTGGAAGCTGCCGGAGGCGGATGCTCCGGATGCAGCTCCTCCGGTTCCTCTGGTTCCTGTGGCTGCTGA
- the cutA gene encoding divalent-cation tolerance protein CutA, which translates to MIQWVYMTAGSNEEAEYLAKTLVLEGLAACVNVFSGVRSYYVWEGRAEEGAEVVLVAKTTKAIFPKLKARVLELHTYDCPCILALDVSDGHGPFMEWVVSQVAG; encoded by the coding sequence GTGATTCAGTGGGTGTACATGACCGCCGGCAGTAATGAAGAAGCGGAATATCTTGCAAAAACTCTGGTTTTGGAAGGGCTTGCGGCCTGTGTGAATGTTTTTTCCGGTGTCCGCTCATATTATGTATGGGAAGGCAGGGCAGAGGAAGGGGCCGAGGTGGTTTTGGTGGCAAAAACCACAAAGGCCATCTTCCCAAAGCTTAAGGCCAGAGTGCTTGAGCTGCACACTTATGACTGCCCCTGTATTCTGGCACTGGACGTTTCCGATGGGCACGGACCTTTCATGGAATGGGTTGTTTCACAGGTGGCAGGCTGA
- a CDS encoding tRNA threonylcarbamoyladenosine dehydratase has translation MSSSFSRVQLLTGEEAFGRLQQARVTVCGLGAVGSFAVEALARSGVGHLRLVDFDVVEASNINRQLFALHSTLGQSKVSLALQRIKDIAPDCDVEAMDLFIDEASLERVLDNGPDVVLDAIDGLNSKVMLIRESLRRNLYIASSMGAATRYDAGAIRVCDISETHHCPLARLVRRRLHRFGVEKGVDCVFSPEPPNRGPVSEETEEAAVQTRGRIRQPMGSIAHVTGSFGLRLAGLALDRILQRT, from the coding sequence ATGAGTTCATCTTTTTCCAGAGTTCAGCTTTTAACGGGTGAAGAAGCTTTTGGCCGTCTGCAGCAGGCCCGTGTAACCGTATGCGGCCTTGGGGCCGTGGGTTCCTTTGCCGTGGAAGCCCTTGCCAGAAGCGGTGTCGGACATCTCAGGCTTGTGGATTTTGATGTGGTGGAGGCCTCCAATATAAACCGCCAGCTTTTTGCCCTGCACTCTACCCTTGGACAGTCCAAGGTGTCTCTGGCCCTGCAGCGTATAAAAGATATTGCACCGGATTGTGATGTGGAAGCCATGGATCTTTTCATTGATGAGGCATCCCTTGAGCGTGTACTTGATAATGGGCCGGATGTGGTGCTGGATGCCATTGACGGTCTTAATTCCAAGGTGATGCTTATCCGGGAATCCCTGCGCCGCAATTTGTATATTGCCAGCAGTATGGGGGCTGCCACCCGCTATGATGCGGGTGCCATAAGGGTTTGTGATATTTCCGAAACCCACCATTGCCCTCTGGCCCGGCTGGTACGCCGTCGTCTTCATCGTTTTGGTGTAGAAAAGGGGGTTGATTGTGTTTTTTCCCCCGAACCACCCAACAGAGGCCCGGTTTCTGAAGAGACGGAGGAGGCCGCTGTGCAGACCCGTGGACGGATTCGGCAGCCTATGGGTTCCATCGCCCACGTGACGGGAAGTTTTGGCCTGCGTCTGGCGGGTCTTGCTTTGGACAGAATTCTTCAAAGAACCTGA